A single genomic interval of Nonomuraea rubra harbors:
- a CDS encoding MFS transporter — MGESGTDTRRRALAVCLVSAFMTGLDVSIVNVALPSIREGLHATDDGLQWTLSGYALTFGLLLVPAGRLGDARSRRTIFLWAVALFTLSSAFCGFAWSMNVLIAARLVQGMAAGMLNPQVSGLIQQMFHGYERGRAFGALGATIGVSTAAGPLIGGALVTVFGADHGWRWVFLVNLPIGLVLLPLAWRLLPRPQLVHRRPESMDPVGVLLLGIGVAGLLLPFIQRHQWEGPAKWLLVPGALVVLAGFVTWERFYRREPLVKLELFRKRSYSLGSAIALFYFAGFTGIFFIFTLYLQSGHGYSPLLAGLAITPFALGSASAAMVGGHLVSRMGRRLVAIGLTMVIVGLLATMGATALVPAAGAGLATALPLLVAGMGSGLVISPNQAITLSEVPPSGGGSAAGVLQTGQRLGSAIGIAAAGTTFFGSLGEGWPTAFRHGLVVVVSSVCIALAAALYDLVRTHRDLRHADATS, encoded by the coding sequence ATGGGGGAGTCCGGAACCGACACGCGCAGGCGCGCGCTGGCCGTCTGCCTGGTCTCCGCGTTCATGACCGGGCTGGACGTGAGCATCGTCAACGTCGCCCTGCCCTCCATCCGCGAGGGGCTGCACGCCACGGACGACGGCCTGCAGTGGACCCTGTCCGGCTACGCGCTGACGTTCGGCCTGCTCCTGGTCCCCGCCGGCCGGCTCGGCGACGCCAGGAGCCGCAGGACGATCTTCCTGTGGGCCGTGGCCCTCTTCACGCTCTCCAGCGCGTTCTGCGGCTTCGCCTGGAGCATGAACGTGCTGATCGCGGCCCGCCTCGTGCAGGGCATGGCGGCCGGGATGCTGAACCCGCAGGTCTCGGGGCTGATCCAGCAGATGTTCCACGGGTACGAGCGGGGCCGCGCCTTCGGCGCGCTCGGCGCCACCATCGGCGTGTCCACGGCCGCGGGGCCGCTGATCGGCGGCGCGCTGGTGACCGTGTTCGGGGCCGACCACGGCTGGCGGTGGGTGTTCCTGGTGAACCTGCCCATCGGGCTCGTGCTGCTCCCGCTGGCCTGGCGACTGCTGCCGCGCCCGCAGCTCGTGCACAGGCGGCCGGAGAGCATGGACCCGGTGGGCGTGCTGCTGCTCGGGATCGGGGTGGCCGGGCTGCTGCTGCCGTTCATCCAGCGGCACCAGTGGGAGGGGCCGGCCAAGTGGCTGCTCGTGCCGGGCGCGCTGGTGGTGCTGGCCGGGTTCGTGACGTGGGAGCGGTTCTACCGGCGCGAGCCGCTGGTGAAGCTGGAGCTGTTCCGCAAGCGCTCGTACAGCCTGGGCTCGGCCATCGCGCTGTTCTACTTCGCCGGCTTCACCGGCATCTTCTTCATCTTCACGCTGTACCTGCAGAGCGGCCACGGCTACAGCCCGCTGCTGGCCGGGCTGGCGATCACGCCGTTCGCGCTCGGCTCGGCCTCGGCCGCCATGGTCGGTGGGCACCTGGTGTCCAGGATGGGGCGGCGGCTGGTCGCCATCGGGCTGACCATGGTGATCGTCGGGCTGCTGGCCACCATGGGCGCCACCGCGCTGGTGCCGGCCGCGGGCGCGGGCCTGGCGACCGCGCTGCCGCTGCTGGTGGCGGGCATGGGCAGCGGGCTGGTCATCTCGCCCAACCAGGCCATCACGCTGTCGGAGGTGCCGCCCTCCGGCGGCGGGAGCGCCGCCGGGGTGCTGCAGACGGGGCAGCGCCTCGGGTCGGCCATCGGCATCGCGGCGGCCGGGACGACGTTCTTCGGCTCGCTGGGCGAGGGCTGGCCGACGGCCTTCCGGCACGGGCTGGTCGTGGTGGTGTCGTCGGTGTGCATCGCCCTGGCAGCCGCCCTGTACGACCTCGTACGCACCCACCGCGACCTGCGGCACGCCGACGCAACCTCATGA